Genomic DNA from Motilibacter aurantiacus:
ACCGTGACTACAGCGTCCCGTCGGTGATCGCGTGGGTGCCGGTCAACGAGAGCTGGGGCGTGCCGGCACTGCGCGAGCGTGCCGAGCAGCGCGACTTCGTCCGCTCCCTCTACTTCCTGACCCGCTCGATCGACCACACCCGCCCTGTGATCGGCAACGACGGCTGGGAGCAGGTCGTGTCGGACGTGCTCACGATCCACGACTACAGCCGGGAGGCCGCGACGCTGCGCGCGCGCTACGGGGACTACGAGTGCGTCGAGCGGACGCTGCAGCGCAGCCAGCCCGGCTACCGCTCGGTCCTGCTCCCGGGCACGCGGCGCGGCGACGAGCCGGTGATGGTGACGGAGTTCGGCGGGATCACGTACGACGTGGGCGGCGACGGCGAGACCTGGCACGGGTACGGCTCGGTGCACGACAGGACCGAGTTCCTGGAGCGCTACCGAGCGCTCGTCGACGCGCTGCTCGACAGCCCCGCGCTCACCGGCTTCTGCTACACCCAGCTCACCGACACCCTGCAGGAGAAGAACGGGCTGCTGACCGACGACCGGGCGCCGAAGCTCCCGCCCGAGGAGCTCTGCGCCATCAACCGGCGCACCTCCGCCGCCGTGCCGGCCGACGCGATCGGAGCGTTCGAGTTCGAGTTCGGTGACTACCCGGTCGGCCCCCAGGAGCGGGTGGACCAAGAAGCGAGCACAGGGTCCAGCACAGGGCCGTCGGGACGGCCGGAGGTGTGAGGCCGGGCGGGGCCACCGCGCTGACGGCCTAAGGGCTCGTGCCGGGTCCGCCCGTGCCCTGCGCGGCCGAGCGGTGCCGGCCCGCCCCGGCCTCCAGCGCCGCGAACACCTCCTCGACCGCGGCCGTCGCCGCCCCGCGCAGCCGGGCCGGCCCGTCCCCCGCCAGGATCCCGCGGCGTACGACAGTGTCGATCGCACGGTGGGCGGCGACCAGCTGCCCGGCGAGCAGCTCGACCTCGACCTCGCCGGCACCCGGCCCGAGGACCTCGGCCAGGGCCGCCTGGAGCTCCTCGCGGCGGCGTACCTCGATCCACCGCTCGCGCGCCCGCAGGGTCTCGCTGCCGGCGAGGACGGTGAGGAAGCGGCGGTATCCGGCCATCGCGTCCGGCTCCTGCTTGGCCGTGACGCGCTGCTCCTCGTAGCGGCGGACGGCGTCCAGCACGCGCTCCCCCGGCCCGGCCGCACGGACCGCATCGGCCAGCGCGCGCTCGTCGGCGGGCTGGTTCCAGAAGACGAGGTCTTCCTTGGTGCGGAAGTGGTTGAAGACCGTCGCCACGGACACGTCGGCGGCATCCGCGACCTCGGCGATCGTCACCGGGTCGAACCCGCGCTCGAGGAACAGCGGGCGGGCGGCGTCCAGGATCGCCTGCCGGGTGGCGAGCTTCTTGCGCTCGCGGCGGCCGGGCGTGTCCTCCATGCCCTCCACGGTACCGCGAGTTGCTCCAGGAATAGGCCGGATGAGTTCTTGAGTTGGTCACAACGCTGTAGCAGCTCTACTGTTGCAGCAGGCAACCAGCAGGACGAGGGACTCATGACCACGCAGACCGCACCGCCCCCCGTGGCGCACACGCACGGCAACACGCACGCCCACTTCCCGAGCTGGGCGGTGCTGCTCATCGCCTGCGCCGCGCAGTTCATGGTCATCCTCGACGTCTCCATCGTGAACGTCGCGCTCCCGTCGATGCAGCACGACCTCCGGCTGACCACCGACGGGCTGCAGTGGGTGGTCAACGCCTACACGCTGACGTTCGCCGGGTTCCTGCTCTTCGGCGGGCGGGCCGCGGACCTCTTCGGCCGCAAGCGCGTCTTCCTGTTCGGCCTCGTCGTCTTCACGCTGGCGAGCCTGGTGGGTGGCTTCGCCCAGGACGAGGCCACGATCGTCGCCGCGCGCGCCGTGCAGGGCCTCGGCGGCGCCGTCCTCGCGCCGGCCACGCTCAGCCTGCTCACCACCACGTACACCGAGCCGCACGCCCGGGCCCGCGCCCTCGGCATCTGGGGGTCCGTGGTGGGGGCCGGCGGCGCGCTGGGGGCCCTGGCCGGCGGCGTCCTCACGGACCTGCTGTCCTGGCGGTGGGTGCTCTTCGTCAACGGGCCCATCGGCCTCGCGCTCCTGGTGGGCGCGGTCGTGGTCCTGCTCGAGTCCAAGGGCCAGGCCCGCGGCGTGCGCAGCCTCGACATCCCCGGCACCGCGACGGTGACGCTCGGCCTCACGGCGATCGTGTACGCGATCGTCAGCACCGACACGTACGCCTGGGGCTCGGCCCGCACCCTCGTCCCGCTCGTGGCGGGCATCGCGCTGCTGGGCGTGTTCCTCCTCGTCGAGTCGCGGTCGCGCCAGCCGCTCGTGCCGCTCGCGATCTTCCGGCTGCGGGCGCTCTCTGCGGCCAACGGCGTCGCCGCGTTCGTGGGCGGCGGCATGTTCGCCTACTGGTTCTTCCTCACGCTGTACCTGCAGCAGGTGCACGGGTACAGCCCGCTCGCGGCCGGCTTCGCCTTCCTGCCCAGCAGCGTCTCGATCGTGATCGCCTCGCAGATCTCCGGCAAGCTGGTCCGCCGGGTCGGCCCGCGCCCGTTGCTGGTCGTCGGCCCGCTGCTCACGGCCACCGGCCTCGCCTGGCTCTCCCGGTTCTCGGCCGACGGCTCCTACGCCACCGACGTCCTGCCCGCGACCATCGCGCTCTCGCTCGGGCT
This window encodes:
- a CDS encoding TetR/AcrR family transcriptional regulator; amino-acid sequence: MEDTPGRRERKKLATRQAILDAARPLFLERGFDPVTIAEVADAADVSVATVFNHFRTKEDLVFWNQPADERALADAVRAAGPGERVLDAVRRYEEQRVTAKQEPDAMAGYRRFLTVLAGSETLRARERWIEVRRREELQAALAEVLGPGAGEVEVELLAGQLVAAHRAIDTVVRRGILAGDGPARLRGAATAAVEEVFAALEAGAGRHRSAAQGTGGPGTSP
- a CDS encoding MFS transporter, whose product is MTTQTAPPPVAHTHGNTHAHFPSWAVLLIACAAQFMVILDVSIVNVALPSMQHDLRLTTDGLQWVVNAYTLTFAGFLLFGGRAADLFGRKRVFLFGLVVFTLASLVGGFAQDEATIVAARAVQGLGGAVLAPATLSLLTTTYTEPHARARALGIWGSVVGAGGALGALAGGVLTDLLSWRWVLFVNGPIGLALLVGAVVVLLESKGQARGVRSLDIPGTATVTLGLTAIVYAIVSTDTYAWGSARTLVPLVAGIALLGVFLLVESRSRQPLVPLAIFRLRALSAANGVAAFVGGGMFAYWFFLTLYLQQVHGYSPLAAGFAFLPSSVSIVIASQISGKLVRRVGPRPLLVVGPLLTATGLAWLSRFSADGSYATDVLPATIALSLGLGLTMVPMTVAATAGVGPREAGLASGLLNTSRQVGGAVGLAVLSTIANTHAAGLRDAGRPVAEALTAGYGRGLLVSAGILVLAGVAGALLPGRARQQA